In one Capricornis sumatraensis isolate serow.1 chromosome 1, serow.2, whole genome shotgun sequence genomic region, the following are encoded:
- the LOC138091016 gene encoding tRNA-splicing endonuclease subunit Sen15: MEERGESQPTAGCGDERPGDDRGGGSAHPWAPEDAWMGTHPKYLEMMELDIGDATQVYIAFLVYLDLMESKSWHEVNCVGLPDLQLICLLGTGIEGEGLQTVVPTPISASLSHNRIREILKASRKLQGDPDLPVSFTLAIVESDSTIVYYKLTDGFMLPDPQNISLRR; this comes from the coding sequence ATGGAGGAGCGCGGCGAGTCCCAGCCGACCGCGGGCTGCGGCGATGAGCGCCCGGGTGACGATCGCGGCGGCGGCAGTGCCCACCCGTGGGCCCCCGAGGACGCCTGGATGGGCACACACCCTAAGTATTTAGAAATGATGGAATTAGATATAGGAGATGCCACCCAAGTTTATATAGCGTTCTTGGTTTACCTGGACCTCATGGAGAGTAAAAGCTGGCAtgaagtaaactgtgtgggactACCAGATCTCCAGCTCATCTGCCTTCTTGGTACTGGGATAGAAGGAGAAGGGTTACAGACTGTGGTACCTACACCCATCAGTGCTTCCCTCAGCCATAACAGGATAAGGGAAATCTTGAAGGCATCGCGAAAATTGCAAGGTGATCCCGACTTGCCCGTGTCGTTTACTTTGGCTATAGTGGAGTCTGACTCTACAATAGTCTACTACAAACTCACTGACGGATTTATGCTGCCGGATCCTCAGAATATTTCGCTTAGAAGATGA